From the genome of Rhododendron vialii isolate Sample 1 chromosome 10a, ASM3025357v1:
aggtttttagggttttggacGGTGGGTAGTTTACACTGTTGGAGTCCAGCGGGCAGGGGGAGTGTGGACAGTGAAACTTGTGTTGCTATTGCCAGATGAAATAAAATACGGATAGCCAAAAATGTCGCGGACGCAGACATCCGTCCACAGTTCCGGGCACAGACGTGTTTTAAATTAGTTGATGTGTGGGGACTTTTGTTTAGCGTGCATGATCTCCGTGCATCGCTTGGTTTCGCAACTAGTATCGTTTGTATTTTCGATTTCATGGTTTCGCAAGTAGTAACTTTATTTGGATCCATGCAGACACCTATGTCCATAACATTTCAAAGTGATGTACGTACACTAGCATAATTTGTTCACCCGCCTAGTACGACTCATTTTTGTGTTGAGCTCACACCACGTCTCAACTTAGTTTGCTTATTGAGTATCTCCAATGGTGGAATCTTATTTACGTAGTTATTTgtgcaataaagaaaaatggtTCAACAATAGGCCGGGTCGATTTGTGCTGGATTCAAATATTCAATCGGTAGTCTAAAATCTGGAACTGAAGTTCTAAATTTAGACAAAACGTTATTTGAAGATACTACCAATATATAGAATTCagttgattaattaattttttttttttttttttgaatgagatTAGTTAAAGAATCAAGTTTTAAAAATGAGTGGCTTCTCCAGAGAATGGAAGCCGGAAAGGGAGAGTCGGGTGGGTCCGCTGGCCCCTTCCCCGCCTTCCCCCTTCTTTTGGCCCCCTCCCTCACCCACTTCCTTCCTCCTCACCCCCTCAATTCTCCATcttcggcctctctcctctgtttctccttttccttctctGCTCACCTAGCTCAAGGTTGTGAGTTGGTTGAGACTATTTCTTTTGGGAGTTGAAATTTTCCACTTTTTCCTCATTTTTGGACTCAGGAATCAGATATGAGGTTCTAGATCTGATTTTTCTTGGGATCAGCGTACCAGCGACGAAGACGGCGTCTGCCTCCAATTTGCGACGGGAAGAGTTTGAGTTGGAGCGGCAGGTCATTCAGGAGGGCTTGCTCCATGTTCATACCTGGCCTCTCAACTTCGGCCTCTCCAACCCCTCCTCACGAGTGTGTTCGACGGGTCCGGCTCCGGCGTTGTAGTTCCAtgcgggtttttttttctgttttccctgttttttgtttttattttcttttgttaattttgtattttaggACCAGTAGTGTTCCCTTATTGTTCTGTGTATGTTTTAGCTGGGTTTGATATAATATTGGGATGATTTGATTTgctcgaagaaaaaaaaatgagtggctTTAATCATCAAAATGAGATCCAATATGAGCTCTACAAAAGGTGGGTAATGCTGACTCATCCCAGTTGGTTTGACAGGTGAAGTGCCGAAGGGGAACATAATTTTACAGGTAATCTCATCAGACTACTAATCTGAGATTAATGATGtagtaatattttcttgtagtaatattttcttgtagtaaTTCTTATTCTTTCGTGGGACTTCGAATCATATCCGCGTGATacaaatttcaacaaaaaactatgggtacatCATTTGGTACACCAAATGTTATGGAATTTATTTCGGGGTCTCAAATTGGAgtcgttcaatttgtttaaaatattttcaagaaaattcATGTTAAAATACAACTCGTACAGGTATCGACAAAGGCTTAGTCGATATTTGTTCCTGAATTTGCATTaagaaaaattgaatgaattgattaaGCCGTCACTGATCTTTGAatgaggtaattttttttgtagtaatTCTTAAAATAATGTCTTAGACAAATTGAACAACTCAAATGATTAGTGTGGGATCCCGAAATTGGTCCCGGCCAATTTGTTGTACATTTGGTACACATCAACTATCATACTTTTTTtgctttacaaaaaaaaaaaaaaatttacttttttcgGGCTCTACAAATTGGGTGCTAGTCCGCTAAGCTAAAAATTCTCTCAAATTCGGCAAATGTCAATTCCTCCgtcattttggcaaaacatgGGTGCGACACCTTTGCCATTTTCTTGGCAAAATGACACTATTCATTGCCTAAAAATGAGAATGGCAATGACAAAATGGCATTCATAGGTGAGGATGCTATAAAGAAACCACTTTCTATCGATGAAGCCAATTCTAAACTGGCATGCAATAGCAAGAAATTCATGTAAACTTTAagtatttgggaaaatgacagcctatgacgtgttttgataattaatactcgtcaatgacattttcaacattgacaaatattcttagcttattcttgacagatattaattattaaaacacgtcctaggccgtcattttccctaagtATTTAGGTGGTGTTTGggtcaagattttgtaaaacaaaaaactaaaattaggAGATTTTGCTTAAGGAATTTAAGGCATGTCCCTTCTCTCCCTATAACTTCtctaggggaaaaaaaaatcttcagaAATCCTTGATATTGAACCCGGCCTTAGTTATTCCCTGTTTGGTGGGCTGGGAACTTGGAAGCTATAATAGATATTGATAAACCAAAAGCCAAAGGGTGTTCTGGATAATTAGCTTGtttaagcttcttttttttttttgatccgtgtTTAAGCTATTTGAATAATCATAAATAAGCAGAAGCTTAAGAATAGCAGAAAATcttaatttgaaaaaggctaAAAAATACAAGAGAAGAGTTTTAGGGAGGAGATTTTTCAAGAGAGGATTAAAAGTTTATCCTATGGTTTACTTTAAGAGAAAGGAGGCCAACTGTTTAATAAGCTGCTGCTAATTTGTTGATAATTCATGTATTTTTCGGGTTATTTACGGAACAAATCCAATCAAGTTAGAGTCgaaatcaataattttttctgaTAAATCCGTCACTTTTTCGGAAGAACCGCCCCTTTTACACATGCTAAAACTAGAATTGATGTTGATACAGtggattattatttatattttttataagttgaTACAATGTATTGGATGCACTAATCTAAATATTGGATCACATAAGCTCGTTTATAGACCGGATTCAATCTAATCCAACATAGCATGGTCAAAAGAGGTGAAAAATGGACCCATTTGAGTTGAAATGGTGGACTTTTAGTGCAACAAAAACTGGAataattttcagaattttcagttcattttcaTCTTTGTTAGTTGAGTATAGGACTACTGGTGAATTCCCTTTGattagagagataaaagcataATGTCCAATTTATATTTCCATTAATGCATCTTATATCTAAATATTGTAACAATTTCCCTATGATAATTTCAAACTTGATTTTATCACTATAAGAGCAGCAAGGAaagacaaaccaaaaaaattctcatcaaATATCATCTCATTACTTCTGTAACAAAAACTCCATTTATGAAGGGAGAACTCAAAGAGAGATCTCTAGGGTTTGTTCAAAAGACAAACATGACACAACTTGGCTGCATCTCCAAAAGAGGAGCATAAATAATCTGCCGAACCCAAAAAAGCTAGAAAGGAAATCACTaattgattcaaaaaaaaatagctaaGGGGTTATTGAAAAGCGACGATCCATCATCATTGAGGCCTTCAGTTGTTCATCCCAGTTGCATTCTTGGCTGTATCAGCAGCATCCTGCGCTTTAGCTTTCGCTTGCTCACCGGCCTACGCAAGAAATTTTCACGATCAAAATCACACATATCATCCTACACAAACCTCAGAGGTGTTGCTGGAATTTTCTTAATCGCCGGAACCAATCATCTTGTAAGTAAATCAATATTGAAGCAACGTTAGAATACAGATTTTGTACCTGCTGCATGTTTTCTTTGGCAGACTGGGCAGCATTGCTGGCCTTATCCATCATCTGGTTTCCCTTCTCCTGGATTAATATAGatagacaaaaaaaacatcatcttttgtttattgGCAAACTTTAAGAACTTCGTAAATAAAAGATGATGAGATTACAAAGGTTCCATTACAACTGATTTGAAAAAACACAAGATGATGTTCAGAATAAGACTAAAAACACTAATAAAGATCATTGAACGCTACTTGCACCGAAAAGCACAAATAAAAAGGAATGCGTGGCTCAAAATTCATTCTGTTATTGTTGGCCACGAAACACCAGATTTGGATCTAAGCCTTAAGGTTCGAGTTTATGCATACTGTTCTATACAAGTCAGAGCATTTGCGAAATACTGAAACTTTTGTAATCTATAGACGTAGGAAAAGTGAAGCTCACCTCGGTCTGGCCCTTGGCCTGGCCAGCTTGGTTACTTGCCTTCTGGGAGCTGTCCATCTTCTTCAAATGCTTTGTGTAAGACAAAAAATGCAAGTATTGTTCAAAGAAATGCAAGAATTGTTCAAAGAATGAATCCTGAATATGGAGACCTCACAGTTCCCTCAGATTTATAGATCTTGAAAACCATACATTGCTTGACACATGTAACAGCAATTTTGACAGATGTTTTCTCTTGCTGAAAGTCAGGTTTTTGATCTGTTGGAGATGGGAGTATGTTATGGAGATCCAGTATTTACTGGGTCAGTTTGTTCCATTCAAAGGTAGTGAGATTTAAGAGGAGCGTTTGAACAGTTCTGCTATAGTGCTATCCAATGGAGTACACACCTAtcctgaaaaaaaaagggggaacaCTGTTGGTGAAACTTTGGCAAGgccaaaaaagaataatttgATGAATTCAGAGCTTATTTGACTCAAATTTCCGCAAAAACTCTAGAAATCACTTAGATCGtatccttttcaaaattcatctGAGGCACCATTTGCTATCAcggagagcatctccaaccttgtTATCAAATATGGGAATGtcagattttttttgaaggcttatgtggcaAATTGGCAATATGACATATTAGATTTGACATCTCTAACATACACACTCCAACCCATATGCTAAATTTGATATTCAAATACATTTTCACTTTAATCaaccttttaaattttattgcatTAAGTTTTGGGAGTAGAATAAGGAAAGAAGATATTTGACATCACATGCGAGTAGATGCAAATAACACCTACGTGATTGATATCTTGGTTGGAGTTGATTCATGTGTCAATTCATCCACTtgctatgatgcaccgacacggacaccgacacggacaccgacaccgaaaccgacaccaggacacgggaattctaaaaaaatggggacacggacacggcaggggacacgccacgtgtatatttatttatttatatatataaataaataaataattatagtttagcacccagaaatttaaaatatatataatttggtcccaaattttttttaaaaaaattacagtttgaccccgaaatttttcaaaaattccagtttggcccccaaaatttaaaaaaaattacagtttgacccctgccgtgtccccatcggtgtccccgccgtgtccccagcggtgtcccgccgtgtccccagccgtgtccccctcaaaatttaatattaaaatatgagacacgccacgtggcgtgtcccgtacgtatctccgaggtgtcccgcggtgtccccgtgtccccgtgtcctgacACTGCGATACTTCGACCTTTAGAGGTGTTGGTGCTTCAAGGTCCACTTGACATGCCATGTCAAATTTGGCATCcatggttggagatgctctttaTAAGTTAGATTTTCTGATCATATATTTTCTGATTATTTGCGTAAGTAATTTAATATAAGTTGCAAACATATTTAGCATAGTTGTAAATAAGTTTGAATTAAAGTTCAAATTGTTTGGTTAAAAAGGTTAATAGAATACTTATTATTACCAACTGACTGTCCAAGTTGTCCTTCATGATTATATACAGGTACTTTGCAAAATCACGAAACTTTTTTTCCATCCATAGATTTGCCAGCTTTAAATAAGTAAAAAGGCTACAAATCAGAGTTTAAAATAATCTCACTTTTGTTAGTCAAATAAGTTGAAAAGGCAAAATAAGTaattatcaaaattgctaacaAACACTCTTCATTAGCTTTCTTTAAGCACATAAGTTAAATAAGTCAACTTATAAATGCCAACAAACATGGTCTAACAGTGGTGTTAAAGCCAGCAGTACATTGCTTGTTTCACACGGTTTTCTCCCCGCAGGCATTTTTATCTTTTACTATCTATAATTTGTTCCACCAACAAACTGAGTTGTGAAAATATCAACGCTCTTCGTTTCGAAATGACGGTCCTCACAAGATACTAATGGTTCTAGTACAACTGATTGCGCAAAGCCTGTATCCATTGAGCATAATTAGTTCATTATACTAcgcattttgttaaaatttacGAATCAGATTGAAGTTCAAATTTAGTACAGGAGGGCCAGTGTCCCCCTTTTTCTCTTTAAGCATGCTAGAGTTAATTCTGTGAGCCCTTCAGATATCATTCATCAATAAGTTATTGTATGTCATCGCCTAAGATGAGCAATTGTATGTCATGGCACTAGGAAAGATAAGCTAAAGTAAGTAATACCACTGCCACCAACCTCCCACATGGGACTGGAAAACAAACGTCACCTTTTCAGTGTGATTTTGTGTCGCAAAAAACTTTCCCTAGTGCAATTTTTGTCCCTTCTGCCAATCTGAGTTTAAGACAGCGGCAAACTAGTTAAAATGTGAGAAGACGAAACCATTGTAAGGAACAGGCACCTAAAATGCTTATGCATCTGCTTCCGCTTCTCTTAGCCTTCATCACGTTCTCCAGTTCAGCAGCTCGGCACAAAGCTTCTATTCACTTTGCCATACCTAAAGAAAAACATCATAAAAAGCCTGAATATCAGAAAACTAATCCATCCCGAATTCATGCATAGAAAGAAAGCTCTTGTTCTATCTCAACTAAGAATAAAATTGGAGGTTTATATCTCATTTGGAGTTCATAAACTGAGAAATACACAACATGAAGCGTGTTGTACTTTCACGGTCTCAACAATAACATCATTCTGAAATGGCAGAATTTTTATATGTAAATAAAAGCAACTGAAATAAATTCCGAACAAGTAGAATCCCTAGTTCTATCCTTCTATACTAACTGTGAGGATAATTTACCTTCGTCAGTACCTAAATTATATGCTCAAACGTGTATGCAAATGTACTATGAGATAAGTGCACatgtagaaaaaaaattttaaaaaaaatctcagaTCAGTACATGACTAATCCAGTTACTAGGACCCAAAGCCAAACAACACTGGTGAACAAGCTCCAAGCTACTCAATATAATAGCTAACCATGAGATCCCTAATTCAAAGCGTCATTCTCCAGTTGCATGTGCAGGCTTATCCAAGTCATATCGATTTTGCTTCCATTGGAAGAAATCCTTTAGGACCCCTTGCTccataaaacagaaaaatatagaaagacAAAAACTCATCAAAGGGAAATGGGTAAAGCAGCAACAGAGAAACAAAAATAGCAGTAGTGCTAGTATGTTTCATGACACGTCCAGGACTCAAAATATATGAAAGCACATATTCTCATTGGCTTCACTTTGTTAAAGCAACAAGTAATCTCAAATTCTATTACCAGAAGTGAGAAGtgcagaagggaaaaaaatgcacCCATAACCTTGAGGTTAAGGGACAAGTTTAATGACCAAACCAACGGCCAGAAGTGTGATTCAAATATTCATTACCTCAGaaacaaaaagtaagaaaaaaactgCTGGGATGAAGAATAAGGAGATTTACAGTTGCTCTATCTGTGCCCCTCCTAATCGTTTCCTTCAACACAACAAACTAGGATGAGTTTTGGATTTTTAATTATCTGGTCAGATCTAGTCAGATCATGGTAACAAATTTTCCAATCCATCATGGGGAAATGTAAGTACTTACGCTAGCATAAAATCGATATTCAAATACCGTACTTCAAGAAACTTGGTCTACTGAAAAGGAACACAACACAAATTagcattttgaattttccaaaAACACTCGGTATAAATGCATTCAAAACAACATGAAGATGCCAACTCCAGAAACTCCACTATTTTATGCATTATATAACATGTAACGTTACATAAGCACAGTGCTTACCTGCATTTTCAAAGAAGAGATACTTGAATTCTAGGGTTCTGGCACTGGCGAGGAAAATGTCCCCAAAGCTGAGGTAAGATGGTTCCATAGTCTCAAGAAGAGCAATAATGCTACCACGTGACTCTAGAAATATATAGGCCCATTATTTATCATTGAGGCTTTAATGCAGCCTTTCATTGCGGGAGACATGGCTGTCGCTATTACATGAGGATGCAATGAGCCATCCAATTTTAGGCTGCCCACACTCGTCTATGCAAGAGATTCTAGCATGAAACCATAAGGCCATTGTCCATGGTACAAGTTCATGTACGGCTAACCGCATATTTTGCAAAACCATCCACTTGTGACTAATGTTACATCGCCGCACGTCTAGAAACAgtttttctctcaagctttagaGTGTCATAGACTTCCTACGAGTGTAATTTCAAATGCTGTAGATATATTTGAATACTTTTCGAAATAAGGCCTCTTTCAACCGCACGACCCCAAAAGATATCTAAGATGCCCTTGTCATCAGCATAAGAAGCACTGAAACTTCGATAAAGCTTGAGAGTTATCATTAACCGCCTCCTATACATTTCATCTAACAGATCCGAAGCAACAGTTACTTCCCCCGTTTTCAGATAAGCGTATGCTAGACTAGTATACACAACACTATCTCCTAATATTCCCTTTCCTTGCATAAGAATGAAAATCCGTTGAGCAAAATGAACCTTCTCTCTCTTACATAGCCTTCTTATTAGTGCCCTGTAAACTGAGATGTCAACGCAAAGACCTTTTCTCAAAAACTCTTCGAGCAGTCTTACAATTGCCTCTTCATTGTCTTGATTGCAGTATCCATCCACAAGCCAAGAATATATACAATAACTTGCAGAAAATCCTGCATCAAGCATTTCAAATAACAAATCTTTACCGCTGTCCATCTCCTTTGCCTTGCAAAACCCATGAATCAATGCCTTGTAAGTAAAATTATCAGGTTTCAATCCAGCCTCCAACATCTTACGTCTTACTCTCAATGCAGACTTCAAATCTCCTATCTTGCAGTAAGCATTAATCAATGTGTTACACGTGATATTATCTGGTTCAATCTTCTTTTCATTCATCTCATTTAAGAGTTTATTTGCATCCCTTATTCTACCTTGTGCACATAACTTGCGGAGAATCGAATTATAAGTGACAACACCAGGATACAATCCTTTAGTCTCCATTTCCGCACGCAATCGTACAGCTTCATCCATGTCATTCACTCTGCAATACCCATCAATTAGGGTAGTGTATGTCACATGATTAGGGACAGCACCTTTAATATCCTTAAAAAGCCTTGAAGCCTCTCTCATTCTACCTTCTCTACAATACCCATAAATAAGAGAATTATACGTCACAATATCGGGACACACTCCCCCTTGTTCCATTCTATCTTGAATTGACAAAGATTGATAGTGCATACCCTTCTTGCAATACAAAGAGATCAACGTGTTATAAGTGAAAAGATCCGGAAACATACCCGCAAGCTCCATTTCACTCAACAACTGTTCTGCCTTTTCAACATCTCCAGACTTGCAACAAGCATGGATCAACACGTTGAACACATGCATATTAGCCACAACCCCGATTTTCACCATTTTCTTGTATATTTTCCACACCATATCAGTCAACCCATCCTTCACCAATGAATTCAAAAGCACAGTACAAGCATGC
Proteins encoded in this window:
- the LOC131304576 gene encoding pentatricopeptide repeat-containing protein At5g38730, whose product is MASLVSLTNETQFVKIVCAIVVKGHWDNLLKPKIGSSLTSTIINQVLLCLPLDGSSLSWSFFKWVESIPSYKHSLQSSWAMIHILTKQKHYKTAQNMLEKIALRDFLSSPTVLNSLTGNGDDPDSNSQVLSWLVIVYANLKMTQNAIQVFEHMRVNGFKPHLHACTVLLNSLVKDGLTDMVWKIYKKMVKIGVVANMHVFNVLIHACCKSGDVEKAEQLLSEMELAGMFPDLFTYNTLISLYCKKGMHYQSLSIQDRMEQGGVCPDIVTYNSLIYGYCREGRMREASRLFKDIKGAVPNHVTYTTLIDGYCRVNDMDEAVRLRAEMETKGLYPGVVTYNSILRKLCAQGRIRDANKLLNEMNEKKIEPDNITCNTLINAYCKIGDLKSALRVRRKMLEAGLKPDNFTYKALIHGFCKAKEMDSGKDLLFEMLDAGFSASYCIYSWLVDGYCNQDNEEAIVRLLEEFLRKGLCVDISVYRALIRRLCKREKVHFAQRIFILMQGKGILGDSVVYTSLAYAYLKTGEVTVASDLLDEMYRRRLMITLKLYRSFSASYADDKGILDIFWGRAVERGLISKSIQIYLQHLKLHS
- the LOC131304577 gene encoding late embryogenesis abundant protein 2-like — encoded protein: MDSSQKASNQAGQAKGQTEEKGNQMMDKASNAAQSAKENMQQAGEQAKAKAQDAADTAKNATGMNN